The Psychrobacillus sp. FSL K6-2836 nucleotide sequence CATTTTCCGTTCTATCAGTTATAATGAGAGTTATGACTTTATGACAACGAAGTGAAACTTGTTTGAGATAGAAAGGGAGTAAATAATTGTGTTTGGATTTGGATCAAGAGATTTAGGTATAGATTTAGGAACAGCGAATACGCTAGTTTTCATTAAAGGAAAAGGGATTGTACTTAGAGAGCCATCAGTTGTAGCGAAAAACGTACAAAACGGTGCTATTGTAGCGGTAGGGAACGATGCGAAAAATATGATCGGTCGTACGCCAGGCTCAATAGTTGCGATTCGTCCTATGAAGGATGGAGTTATCGCAGATTTTGATACAACTTCTGCAATGATTGAATATTATTTAAAAAATGCAATGAAAGCATCTGGAATGTCATGGAGCAAACCAAATGTCATGATTTGTGTGCCTTTTGGTATTACGTCTGTGGAGCAACGTGCGGTAATTGATGCTGCTAAGCAAGCAGGTGCACGTGATGCCCTAACGATAGAGGAGCCTTTTGCAGCTGCAATTGGTGCAAACTTACCTGTGTGGGAACCTACTGGTAGTATGGTCGTTGATATAGGTGGAGGAACTACTGAAGTTGCGGTTATATCATTAGGAGGCATCGTTACAAGTGAATCAGTCCGGGTTGCTGGGGATTCGATGGACCATGCTATTACTGCATATATCCGGAAAACATATAATTTAACGATTGGTGAACGTACAGCAGAAGCGATTAAAATTGAAATTGGCTCAGCGAGAGTGTCCGATCAAGTTGAAAAAATGGATATTCGTGGACGAGATCTAGTTACTGGATTGCCAAAAACAATTGAAATTACTTCAAAAGAAATTTCCAATGCGTTGCGTGAGTCAATTTCCTCCATTATTGATGGAGTGAAAAAGACATTAGAACAAACTCCACCTGAATTATCAGCGGACGTAATGGAGCGAGGCATCATGTTAACCGGCGGTGGTGCATTACTGAAAAACCTAGACAAAGTTATCAGTGATCAAACGAATATGCCTGTATTTATTGCAGAAGATCCTCTAGATTGTGTTGCAATTGGTACTGGGAAAGCGTTAGATCATATGAATCTATTGAAGCGTCAACAAACAAAACACTAAGGAGAAGTGTGATATGCCACAATTTTTTTCGAATAAGCGATTAATATTGCTGCTTGTAGGGATGATTTTTCTTGTGGCGCTCATCAGCTTTTCTTTGCGAGATCGAAATCATGCATCCCTGCCTGAACAGCTGATCAAAGATGTGGTCGGTTTTGGACAATCTATGTTTTCCAAACCGACCCAGTATATAACGGGTGTTTTTGATAATGTAGAATCTTTACTTAATACATATGATGAAAATAAACGATTAAAAGAAAGATTAGAAGATTATGTAACACTTCAAGCTTCAGTAAATGATTTACGTCTTGAAAATGATGAGCTGCGCAAAATTGTCGATAAGGAAGAGGATCTTCGTGCGTATAATCCTATCCAATCGACTGTAATAGCTAGAAACCCCGACCAATGGGAAGAAAAAATTATTATTGATAAGGGTGAGATCCACGGAGTAGAGGTAAATATGGCAGTGATGACTTCTCAGGGATTAATTGGGAAAGTAATATTAACCACACCTTATACGTCTACTGTGGAACTTTTATCTACACAAAATCCAAACTATCGAGTTTCAGCTGTAATTGCTGAAGGACAAGAAGTTTTTGGGCTTGTTGAAGGATATGACGAAAAGCGCAAAGAATTAATACTAAAAAGAATCGATTCGGAGTATGAAGTGAAAGTAGG carries:
- a CDS encoding rod shape-determining protein — protein: MFGFGSRDLGIDLGTANTLVFIKGKGIVLREPSVVAKNVQNGAIVAVGNDAKNMIGRTPGSIVAIRPMKDGVIADFDTTSAMIEYYLKNAMKASGMSWSKPNVMICVPFGITSVEQRAVIDAAKQAGARDALTIEEPFAAAIGANLPVWEPTGSMVVDIGGGTTEVAVISLGGIVTSESVRVAGDSMDHAITAYIRKTYNLTIGERTAEAIKIEIGSARVSDQVEKMDIRGRDLVTGLPKTIEITSKEISNALRESISSIIDGVKKTLEQTPPELSADVMERGIMLTGGGALLKNLDKVISDQTNMPVFIAEDPLDCVAIGTGKALDHMNLLKRQQTKH
- the mreC gene encoding rod shape-determining protein MreC → MPQFFSNKRLILLLVGMIFLVALISFSLRDRNHASLPEQLIKDVVGFGQSMFSKPTQYITGVFDNVESLLNTYDENKRLKERLEDYVTLQASVNDLRLENDELRKIVDKEEDLRAYNPIQSTVIARNPDQWEEKIIIDKGEIHGVEVNMAVMTSQGLIGKVILTTPYTSTVELLSTQNPNYRVSAVIAEGQEVFGLVEGYDEKRKELILKRIDSEYEVKVGQKVTTSGLGGIFPKGILIGEVTEVTTDDYGLTKLAYVKPAASFSILDHVIISKRTITSVDGTDGGNTEADLTEGAGDGS